From uncultured Methanobrevibacter sp., a single genomic window includes:
- a CDS encoding MJ1255/VC2487 family glycosyltransferase, protein MKISIIIPTYNEEEYLPKLLESIKSQDFTDYEVIVADAQSDDNTREIAKDYGCVVVEGGLPGPGRNRGAEVAQGEILLFLDSDLELTENYLSNVVEEFESEELGIAITQMTPLSEKKRDKYLHDLANWFMIAVENIKPHGAGCYGIISKKELHDEVGGFDENLNFGEDTDYIERVAEISEFKVLRNARIGVSTRRLEEEGLYTLLKQYGKSTVNDFRGKRTSAEDLGYEFGHDPISALDSVEMEKIAEKSRNRKLKDRINKFKDREIKENELIEVSEEETGLIVKEAAGSEGRKRIFYSVCGEGMGHAIRSSVILEHLTKKYDVYIFSSERAYEFLSNKFDNVFEIGGFNTVYENNVVRTKKTFFKALKANPTNLKEGYNVLYKECKRIKPNIIISDFENYASMLSKLMNIPLISLDNIHMLTQCEYDYPPHHRADMLTAKAVTKSYILRPKRHIITTFFYPPLKHPNMTALYPPVLREEIMKLEPVGGDHVLVYQTAESSINLMEELKKLDYKFIVYGFNKDDVDENLTYRSFNEKQIFEDMRTAKAIIVNGGFTMISEAIYLKKPIYCTPAHKNFEQILNGFYVEKLGFGESHDDLDVNKIESFLDNLDKYQENLNKVEPWDNTEILKDLDLSIEKYSKLY, encoded by the coding sequence ATGAAGATTAGTATTATCATACCCACATACAATGAAGAGGAATATCTTCCTAAATTGCTTGAAAGCATAAAATCCCAAGATTTTACTGATTATGAAGTTATTGTTGCAGATGCACAATCCGATGATAATACTAGAGAGATTGCTAAAGACTATGGTTGTGTTGTTGTAGAAGGAGGGCTTCCGGGACCTGGAAGAAATAGAGGTGCAGAAGTCGCCCAAGGTGAAATATTACTATTTTTAGATTCTGATTTGGAATTGACTGAAAATTACCTAAGCAATGTAGTTGAAGAGTTTGAGTCTGAGGAATTGGGAATAGCCATTACCCAAATGACCCCACTTTCTGAAAAGAAAAGAGACAAGTATCTTCATGACCTTGCAAACTGGTTTATGATAGCTGTTGAAAACATAAAGCCTCATGGAGCGGGATGCTATGGAATAATCTCCAAAAAGGAATTGCATGATGAAGTTGGAGGTTTTGATGAGAACCTGAACTTCGGAGAAGACACTGATTATATTGAACGTGTTGCTGAAATCAGTGAATTTAAAGTTCTTAGAAATGCAAGAATCGGTGTTTCCACCAGAAGACTTGAAGAGGAAGGACTTTACACCTTGCTTAAGCAATATGGTAAAAGCACTGTAAATGACTTTAGAGGAAAAAGAACTTCAGCTGAGGACTTAGGCTATGAGTTTGGACATGATCCAATATCTGCACTTGATAGTGTTGAAATGGAAAAGATTGCTGAAAAATCCAGAAACAGAAAGCTAAAAGACAGAATCAATAAATTCAAGGACAGAGAAATCAAAGAAAATGAACTTATTGAAGTCAGTGAAGAGGAAACTGGCCTTATCGTTAAAGAGGCAGCAGGCTCTGAAGGCAGGAAAAGAATTTTCTATTCCGTTTGTGGAGAAGGAATGGGACATGCAATCAGAAGCAGCGTTATTCTAGAGCATTTAACCAAAAAATATGATGTTTATATCTTTTCCAGTGAAAGGGCATATGAATTCCTATCCAATAAATTTGATAATGTATTTGAGATTGGAGGATTCAATACTGTCTATGAGAACAACGTGGTTAGAACCAAGAAAACATTCTTTAAGGCATTGAAGGCAAATCCTACAAACTTAAAGGAAGGATACAATGTTTTATATAAGGAATGCAAGAGAATAAAGCCTAATATAATCATATCCGACTTTGAGAACTATGCAAGTATGCTAAGCAAGCTCATGAACATCCCATTGATCAGTCTTGACAACATCCATATGTTGACCCAATGCGAATATGATTATCCTCCACATCACAGGGCGGATATGCTAACTGCAAAGGCAGTTACCAAATCATACATATTAAGACCAAAAAGGCACATAATCACAACATTCTTCTATCCTCCATTAAAGCATCCTAACATGACTGCACTTTACCCTCCAGTATTAAGGGAAGAGATAATGAAACTGGAACCTGTTGGAGGAGACCATGTTTTGGTTTATCAAACAGCAGAATCAAGCATAAACCTTATGGAAGAGCTTAAGAAACTTGATTACAAATTCATCGTTTATGGCTTCAACAAGGATGATGTCGATGAGAACTTGACTTACAGGTCATTTAATGAAAAGCAGATCTTTGAGGACATGAGAACAGCTAAGGCAATTATAGTGAACGGAGGGTTTACTATGATTTCAGAGGCAATATATCTTAAAAAGCCTATCTACTGCACTCCTGCCCATAAGAACTTTGAACAGATATTGAATGGTTTCTATGTTGAAAAGTTAGGATTTGGAGAATCCCATGATGACTTGGATGTCAATAAGATTGAAAGCTTTTTAGATAATCTTGACAAGTATCAGGAAAACCTAAACAAGGTCGAACCATGGGACAATACTGAAATCCTAAAAGATCTTGACTTAAGCATTGAAAAATATTCAAAGCTTTATTAG
- a CDS encoding sulfite exporter TauE/SafE family protein, with protein MFPISFYIGLILIGIFAGFASGLLGVGGGFLMVPLQFFLFSSVGVDPSLAMMVSLGTSLAIIIPTASSGAYQHQKKNKSIVKPAIRLAVFGIIGGFCGGLLANVVPSRILQIIFACLLFIVALDMLFGSRTDGEKALIDFNILSAAIVGFSIGIISGLLGVGGGVFLIPALCILFGFSLIQAIGTSSVFIALTAIGGLISYIYTGWSVNPMPYSLGYVSLVNFVLIVLFSVPMATVGAKLVYKMPKERLKQIFSIILIYMAIKMIGFDPIAILLGL; from the coding sequence ATGTTTCCAATTAGCTTTTATATAGGTTTGATTTTAATAGGAATATTTGCAGGATTCGCTTCAGGATTGCTTGGAGTAGGTGGAGGATTCCTAATGGTTCCTCTGCAATTCTTCTTATTCAGTTCTGTAGGGGTTGACCCTTCACTTGCTATGATGGTGTCCTTGGGAACCAGTTTGGCAATTATCATTCCAACAGCATCCTCTGGAGCTTATCAGCATCAGAAAAAGAACAAATCAATCGTAAAACCAGCTATCAGATTAGCTGTTTTTGGAATTATTGGAGGATTTTGCGGTGGCCTTCTTGCAAATGTTGTTCCTTCAAGAATCTTGCAGATTATCTTTGCATGCCTACTCTTTATTGTAGCGTTGGATATGCTATTTGGCTCTCGAACTGATGGTGAAAAGGCATTGATTGATTTCAATATATTGAGTGCAGCAATTGTAGGTTTTTCAATAGGTATAATCTCTGGATTGCTTGGTGTAGGTGGTGGTGTCTTCCTGATTCCTGCCCTTTGCATATTGTTTGGATTCAGCTTGATTCAAGCTATTGGAACATCTTCAGTCTTCATAGCCTTGACAGCTATTGGAGGGCTCATTTCATATATTTACACAGGTTGGTCAGTTAATCCAATGCCATATTCATTAGGTTATGTGAGTTTGGTGAATTTTGTTCTCATTGTACTGTTTTCAGTGCCTATGGCAACAGTTGGTGCAAAATTAGTTTATAAAATGCCTAAGGAAAGACTAAAACAGATATTTTCCATAATCCTGATTTATATGGCAATAAAAATGATCGGATTTGATCCAATAGCTATTCTATTGGGATTGTAA